tgacaacttttattttaatctttctatattgctttgtattattattatttttttttaggattctaaaaaagaaaaataaaaaaatagtcaaaaataattaaattgaacaggttatatttttttttttacaacttgaacaaaaagagataattttatattcaaaaataattaattaatgaaataataatttattattaaaaaacctgttacttattatatttaaatacaaaataaaaaaaatcttaaatattttacgGGGTGTCCTGCAGGGGCTGGCCCTTGCTTGCCACCCCTTGGATCCGCCTCTGGATCTAAGCACactaacaaaatttaaattttataaatgcaTGAGTTAAACCTCATTCTCAAATATTCCTTTTTAGTTGTGGAGAGAGGCAGGTATAAAACGTGAATACGAATTCAGCCATATGGGCTACTAATAAAATTTCAGAAACACATAGGCACACGATGACatataatcaaaaaaataaaaaaataaaaacaaaaccatctaGATGTTGGTCCAATGGTAAGAGTTTGggatcaagaggtttgctccctctgtggtctcaggttcgagtcCTAAGTAGGCAtaagttgctcatatgatggcaactagaggcttacatggtcgttaacttcagggctcgtggaattagtcgaggtgtgcgcaagctgacccggacacccatgttaaattaaaaaaaaaacaaaatccatgcaAGATCCTTGTCTTCCTGGTCTGGAAAATCTAAGATAAAGATGTTGGTGCATTATTTGCCTGTGGGTACCAAATAATCCCTGTTGAACTGAGCAATGTCAAAACAGGCACATCGGACCCTCACCAACTAACACCAAATATATAATCATCTGCAGGTTGGAGAAGTGCTCGTCACCGTCGATATCATTATCATGAAGCAAACGAGAAAAAAAGTGTGTGGACCCTTTAATCACATCATGTGTGCAAATATTGTAATAAGCGAATTCATTGTATATAAGACgggataataattgttttttaaaatatattaaaataatattttttaatttttaaaatttatttttgatattaaaaaaatttaaaaatatataaaaaataattttaaaaaattaagtttgatattaaaataaatagtggAGTTGATGCAATCATAATATTATCCAATAATAATACTAGGGTTTTGTCCGAAgtgcccttttattttatttttaggagaTCAGAGTTTGATTTTACGTTGTAAGAAAATAGTGGCTTTTTATAATTCATCGTAGCTAGGGTTgagtgaaattttaaattttgagaatTTAATGCCCTCTTGATGTGTGTTCttagaaattattttagaaaaatcttactaattagattttttttctttaattgagaaggtattatgataattaaaaaggtttttttataacaGAAAATCACGAACAATAATTTCATGCTTTCATTGAATTAGGAAATATGCTACTTTactaattttaaagttaacatttaaaaaaaattattaaatttatttcaacgCTTCAACTTGATATAAAAGCTATGTAAATTGGTGAACTTGATCTTAATTTTCGTAcatacaattcaaaaatattttttaacattaaaaaaataatttttttgatgtgtaATTTCTATATGTAAAACTagtggtaatattttttttttggttatcgGAAGACTTAGCAATGGAATTTAATATTACCGACAAATGGTATGTTGATAGAtgttttttgttgatgatttagacaataaaaaattactgatgaattttaaattttaaattgataaaatatatccgtccataaaattataaaataatatagtgtATAAAAGCTACGTAAATTGGTGGACTTGATCTTAATTCGTCGCGGCtacaaagaaaatgattaaactgCGCACTCTAATATAGAATTTCTAGttagtttattaaaaacaaaatatattgttttattttatccctTTAATACGATTATCATATTGACAAGGATTAAGATTATAATGGGAAGAAAGAGTTAGGTCCGGTTAttttgtgaaaatattttttcaaggaaaacatttttgtataaaaaaatatctttctagGAAATGAGTTATTTTTCACGAACtaatgagaaatatttttttataaaataaaatttgtttattcattataataaggtgagaaaagttacaatttttttaagggGACAATATTATCTATGACAACAACAGTTTTGCTGGTGGCATTTCTAATAATTATTGcggtaataataatattaatagtaattgAATGGTAGTAATTTTGTGTGGTGGTGATAACACATAATTATTGTTGATGGTAGCAAAATGATGACAATTGTTATTGTGGAAGTGGTGGGGTTATGATGTGGTAAAAACTACGGTGACATTGATAAGAAGATGTTTTACATTATAgtctaactttatttttaaatattttttaaaattttcttttagatttaaattaatttttttttgtatttttagattatttttacatactgatattaaaaataaaaaaaattatttttatatatttttatataaaaaatattttttaaaaaatatgttacatTCTTAAAATAACCATTATTATGGTACGATTGATTGGGTTGTTGTTATAGTGATGACTATATATGTTGTCACTCCACCGTAGGGCAAATAAGTGTTTTTGATGTgcaaaaagtatttaaaaaaaaacaattgcaaaaacacaaaaacaacgaagataaaattaaatagaaaaaacctaaaaaaaatgaaatttaaaaataaaaaaaaagtgatcttgaataaaataaataacatttaaataatgaggaccaaattttaaatatatataaaaaaatattgatagattaaaaaaattataaaaggtgaaattgaaaaatatttattatttaataaaatatttatacatttaaaattatcataggatgaaattgaaaaacatttataatttaatagattATTATAGATTATAAAATAGTAagggaagaaattgaaaagcatctataattttatagcttattctaaaataaaataaaaataataatcaaaagtaCAGGGATCAAATATCAATGGAGGAAGATTTAAGGGTggtcttttgagattttatggTGCCGACTCAAAACTCgagatagaagaagaagaaaaaaaataatgttggcAACAAATCGCCTTGAATCTTTAAAAAATGCGTTGTACCATCATGTAGAAGTTGTCAATATCATCCAAACATCGCCCTAGAAGGTGACTTTTGGTGACTAGATAGACCCTGCACATCACTCAAATAGTATGCgctagcatgttttttttttaattatatttaacaaatataatttaaaacaataccagtaaatactcttaaaaattacaataaaaacaatgtaaaatgacaaaaaaacccTAGGTTGagagttaaattgattttgtctTTAAAGACATCAAAGTAAttacattgttttaaaaaaataaaaatacaaaaatatcttttagTAATAGACAATAAGTTatttaattccaagcttaaacGAGTAAAttatattacattaaaataaaattattaaactaacCTTAtataattcacaaaaaaataattatgttataataaaaatattattttaccctCAATActacttaaaaattttaataatcaaaggACAATATATTAATTGTACAatgattaataatttgtttattgagcaataacttttttattttaatatcaaagatagtgataattgaaataattaatcgatgtattgataaatataatgaggtcatagtataaaaaaaaaacatcccatATTCatgagattaaatttttttcgaGGTAGCaatatttagaaattaattgaaaattaatttatattgaatCAAAACctggaaaaacatttttttaaaattttttttataaaatggcATACcctaaataagaaagaaaaaaaaaaacgaaaaaacatATTGCCACTTGAATGgcaaaaaaattactttacgtcctagttttctttttctttttaatttccgctgtcaatgaaaaattaaaaaaaaaaattgataacagaaaaaaaatatttttacttaaaaaaaataggaaatacatcaagattataattttttttttaaataaagctaTAATTATAATAGTCACAGTTCATATTTTTGATAATCTaattggaattttattttatttaaattaagaattattataaaaaggtTTTATTGTTAActaagaatatttatattagatttataataaaaattaagtttatgaCACtgactaaatataaaaatataaacaaaaaataattatttttattgctaaaaagtacatgtatatataaaaaatattgttagagttttttattcattaaaaaatcagTCAAAACTTGTGTAGAGAAATTGTAGGGTGTTTTCAAAATtcagtatttttgaaaaactgaaaaattattttttttttcattttttaaatagataaatattgtatatgaatataaagtttcaattttACGTTTTCTAACTctgaatttttaagaaattagagggtttgtatatatatatatatatatatatttcaaagtaGTCCCTAGTATTTCATtactatcaaataaaaagtcTATCAAgtagctttttatttatttattattattaacataggtTTCCTGATCAGTTTGTATATATCTCGACTAATCTAATATACcttgaaattaacaatcatgtaaattttCAATAGTTTTAAGAGGATTCAAACTCATGATCATTGGAGAGCAAACTTAATATCTGATCAATTGGGTTATCCTTCATggttaagtaattttttttttttttgcttatagtTTGCTGTTTATATTTACCTTTTAATTTGgcaatttctttcttgatttagatttattttaataattaataatgtgCCTTTGATGAAgcaaaataatagatttttaatttagtaatttCCTATTACACTGAGCTCTGTTAAATCTCAAAAGTTGTTTCCAACTTTTATTAACTATTGTCCTTATCATTGATTAACTATCTTGTATTGTCAAAATTCTAAAGAAACAGGAAAATATATTTGGGTTATATAAGATTTCGAGTATTTTTGAAGACTTCGCCATTACTTTTACCTTATGTAGTGTCAATCTTGATGAAGATATTTGAACGCACTGAAAATAGAGAATGTCATGGTCCTGAACTGGACCAACTTTCTCTTAGTACAAGTTATTGAGAGAAACCGACCAACTGCTAAGCTCTAAAGTCTGCTGAGCGCTGACAAGTCTCTGTCTTaaagggctttttttttttgtttgcttagTCAATAATCTTGATTTGCTACTACAGTGACAACCCTCTCACAACCCAACTTCTacctttttcacttttcttcaaATTCTGTACTTCTATGTGATTCTTGACTCCATTTCTTGAccatgaaaaaatcaatttcaaaaagcACAGAGACAAGGGAGTCCAACTACAGGGAGATACACTGGGAACTTAGGCCTGGTGGCATGCTTGTTCAAAAGATGGATGTTGGGGATGGCTCTTCTGGGCCTATGATCAAGATCAAGGTCTCTCATGGCTTATGTCACTATGATATTGCTGTCCCTGCTCAATCCACTTTTGGTAATCTTTTGTCACTGATTAATTACGCTTGAAATTTGCTTTCTTTGGTTTGATCCCATTGGATAAAATGCTAGAATCTCATTTCTCCCTTCCGGGGTCGACTTTGCTGTTGATTCGTTGGGTCAGAGCCAAAACTGTGGTTGGTCCTAGTTTTTCATATAGTGAttgttttgagtttaatttGAATGGGTCTAGTCATGCTTGGCAATAGATTTTGACATTTCTTAGCATTTTTGTgtaatgcttcttcttcttctttttttgtcatcGAACAAGCCTTTTGGCTTTTGTTTCTATTTCAATATGCACTGCATATTTATCCAACGGACAAAAGTCatgcttaaaaattaatttttcttaagttaGCTTTATGGGGACGTACGTTGATCATGATCATTTGTTTTCGAACGTTCATTTTGTGTTTCCTCTCCTTCTTGCATGCAATTTGATTGTCCATGACGTTGGCTGAGTTTACCCTCATTGCCTAATATGTGTTAGACTGGCTGCTGGGTTTCAGTGAGGGTACTGGTTGCAATATTTTGCTGTCCCTTATTCTACCTTCGCAAGTTGATGCTTAATTGCTGTATTTGGTTGAATTGAAGGGGATTTGAAAAAAGTCCTTGCCCACGAGACTGGTCTGGAGTCTAAGGAGCAGAGGCTATTGTTTAAAGGcaaagaaaaggagaatgaTGAATATCTGCACATGGTAGGTGTAAAAGACATGTCAAAGGTGATACTTTTTGAGGATCCAGCCAGCAAAGAGAGGAAGCTTGAGGAGATGAAGAGAAATCAGGATACATTAAAAGCCTATGAAGCTGTTGCCAGAGTGAGGGCAGAGGTTGATAAACTTTGCGAGAAGGTTAGCTGCTTTCACATTGAGATAAAAGTTAAAGCCTTCCTTGATGACAAATCAGAGAACTTATTGGTTATCACTGTGCTGATGATTTCTTAGGTTGTTGCATTAGAGACAAATATTCGCAGTGGGACCAAGATTGCAGAAAAAGAATTTTCTGTCTTAACAGAATTGCTTATGATACAATTGCTTAAATTGGATTCAATTGAGGCAGATGGACAAGCGAAAGTGCAGAGAAAGATTGAGGTTATTTATAATGCCTTCCCTGCTTGCAAAACTTTTTCCTTTGCTTGCGGTATTTCCATGATTATCTTCCTTTAGTTCGTTCAAAAGCACGAGGGAACATATCttgaatttatgatttgttGAAATTTCCCAAGTCAGGTTTCAGCGTGGTCTTGAAAGATTCTTGCTCTTCACGTGCCTAAAAGCTTAAAGTGATCTAATAATATAGGTAAAACAATGCTAGAAAGTGGAATTATATGATTGAACACAGCTTAGGTATAAGCTGGAGCCTATGGTGGTCCTGATTAATGGGCTATTTCAACTGTTTATAAGGAGTTGTCAGTTTCATATTTCATTAATCATGCTTTCCCACTCCatctaaataaaaagagagaaagagatttgAGAAGAGTAGATAGAATAGTGCTTGCTGATGAAAAATTGTTGTCTCCACACTTGAAAAGAAAGTGTATGCAAGAGGTCCTCAGATGTCATTATTTGTAGGAAACAGGCGAGGTTTTTTCACCCAGAATGGCCTCTTAATTATTTCCCATGAGCACTATTTAATCCTCGCGTGGCCATTGCTTCAGGATGACTCATGATGCCTTAGGCTGCCAGGGTGATGACCTTGATGTTcacgtttttctttttaaagaaattaaagtccttAACCAATGGAATCGCTTCTATTCAGATCAAAACATAACGACAAATATGTTGTTCAGTGCAGTTCTGTGTCAGAACGATGATATTTAATTTCGGATTTTCATGGCAGGTTCGTCGAATCCAGAGCTTTGTGGACACACTCGAGAATTTGAAAGCGAGAAACTCTAAATCGTTTAGCCATAACAGCAACGCAGTATCGGTGACTACTAAATGGGAGACATTTGCGTCTGGAGTTGGAAGCCTGAGCTCCCCTGTTCCACTACAATCTGCCACAAAACTAACTCAGGACTGGGAGCTGTTTGACTAACCATGAGTTCTGTTTACCGGGTGGTTTTTGTACAAATTCAAAATGGTTTATGTTTTTCCATAGGTGATAGGacttgaagtccatattgagtcgCATCTCCTACTCTTTTGATCATCGAGTGCTGTTTTTGCCAATAAATGGAGGGGTTTATTTCGAACTGCTTCCAtatctgtacatgaagtttTTCTTATGATACACGAGTTTCTTCTCGTCTCATCCATTTACCTTCTTGTATGTAGATGAATTATGCTTGGAAGCATTGCATGAACCATTTTAAAACTGTGATCTGAGACATGAAAACTTGTTTTGGTTTGAATTCTCAGTTACACTCTCAAAAGTCTCAAACAAAAGCAACATAATCtgtctttatatattttagaactCCGGGTGGAGCTCGAAACACTCCCCCTGTCCGCAGGGTTATCGTTGCTCTTTACCATTTTccattttggttttgatttttgaaatcaTCGTCCCGGCTTAGTGCATTTGCATTGATCGATAGTACTCGCTGATGCCCATGTGATGGGGTGAGGAAAATCACTTCCCTGGACAAAATCTTGCCATTGCACACTGCACGACacaaaagattttgaaataGCAAGCATACACTGCATGTTAAAGAAACCGACGTCTTGCCCGTGTTTTCACAACATATTTTTACAGAAGAACCATagcttttgaaaaagaaaaatgaacacACAACAGAACAATAGCTTGATCAATGATCAGTAAGAAGATCACGTAGCGTTCCAACCTTCCATCCTATGGGCCTTCGAATCTAAACCTCATAAAGCACAATTACACTGGTGACACAAGTGTAACTACTTCTTCGAACTGTTAACACCTTGAAAGGATCGAGTGAAGATGTATAAATTCCCAATCAAACATGGAATATTCAgttgatttaatataatataatattattcttAGCTGGGACAACTATAACATGAATCCATTGCCGTTTAGTTGGTCAGGATATTCGGGTCTGACCTTCAAGTCCCGGCAACGGAATTTTTTCCTCACTGAGGAAACTTCATATCCCACTTCAATTGATGTTCACTGTTGGACGTTT
This genomic interval from Populus alba chromosome 1, ASM523922v2, whole genome shotgun sequence contains the following:
- the LOC118055563 gene encoding BAG family molecular chaperone regulator 4 — its product is MKKSISKSTETRESNYREIHWELRPGGMLVQKMDVGDGSSGPMIKIKVSHGLCHYDIAVPAQSTFGDLKKVLAHETGLESKEQRLLFKGKEKENDEYLHMVGVKDMSKVILFEDPASKERKLEEMKRNQDTLKAYEAVARVRAEVDKLCEKVVALETNIRSGTKIAEKEFSVLTELLMIQLLKLDSIEADGQAKVQRKIEVRRIQSFVDTLENLKARNSKSFSHNSNAVSVTTKWETFASGVGSLSSPVPLQSATKLTQDWELFD